GTTGCCCTCAGCGCCTCAGGCTGTTCATAGATTTCCCGCAGCATGGCATGGGCAAACGTGCGTGCTTCCGTGGTCGTCATCGTTGCTCCCGTAGTGATTGGCTGGCACGGCATCGAAGAATTATGGGGCCATAAAGACCCGATGTACCTCGTGCCAAAATTCTATCGTAGTTTAGAAAAGCTCATATTGAAACGATTGAATATGCGGTCTTCTTCCATGTATAAATGTGGCGTCAAAAGAAAGCACGGATTTAGTTCTTAGGCCGTCTTGTGCGAGGAAGAAGAACTACAGGTACCTCTGCCGCAAAGTGTGATGCCAATGTTGAGGTATTGCTCTTCATGAAATCGGGTGCGGACAGGTGCAAATGATAAGGTGATTCGGAGCAATAAAAGGGAGGCTGGATGAGCGTGTTGTTAAAAGACTTGAGGTGCAGGCACTGTGCGCGCGTTACTGTGAAAATGCTTCAGTCCATTTTGCTGGGCTGCATGCTGGTCTCCTCTTCCGCTTTATGTGAAGCACAGAGTTCGCATTCTACGTTCACATTTCATAACACCCTCATGCCAGAGCCGTCTTCACTGCAGGCAGGGAAGGGCTATTTGGTGCTCACACCTCAGTTTGCCGCGACGACCGGCAAATTTCACGATCCTCGCCTCGATCATGCTATTGAGCGCGCCATGTCGCAATTGAAACAGGAAACTGGCGTCCTGATTCCTGTCGATGTTCAGTCGGCATCCGAGGTAAGCCATCCTGTCTTTTCGATTAGTGTGGATGGCCCCGGTGAAAAAGTGCAATCGGTCGATGAGAACGAATCCTATTCTCTGACTGTGACCTCGCAAAGCGTGCATCTGCAGGCTGCCACTGATGTGGGCGCGATGCATGGTCTGCAGACGCTGCTTCAATTGGTGCAGCACACAGACACGCAATATTTTCTTCCCGCCGTTACCATTCACGATTCCCCACGCTTTCCCTGGCGCGGACTAATGCTGGATTGCAGCCGCCACTTCGAACCGATTCCGGTTATCAAGCGCACACTCGACGCCATGGCGGCGGTAAAGATGAATGTCTTCCACTGGCACTTGAGCGACGACCAGGGCTTCCGTATCCAGAGCAAAGCCTTTCCCCTGCTGACCCAACGCGGTTCTGACGGGGACTTCTATACCCAGGCGCAGGCTCGGGAAATCGTGGCTTACGCTCGGGCGCGAGGCATTCGTGTGGTTCCCGAGTTTGATATGCCCGGGCATACCAGCTCATGGTTCGTGGGTTATCCGAATCTCGCGAGCGCTTCTGGCCCATTCCATATCGAGCGCCACTTTGGAGTCTTTGACCCCGTCATGGACCCGACACGCGCGAGCACCTATGTGTTCCTCGACAAATTCATCGCAGAAATGGCGAGCATCTTTCCTGACCCGTACATGCACATTGGCGGCGATGAAAATAATGGCGTGGAGTGGAAGCACAATCCTCGTATCCAGGCATTCATGCGTGCCCACAATTTGAAGGGCACTGCCGCCTTGCAGGCCTACTTCAATCGGAGACTGCTGAAGATTCTGCAGAAGTATCACAAGCACATGATTGGCTGGGATGAGGTGCTCGCTCCTGGACTGCCCACGGATGTCATGATTCAGTCCTGGCGTGGTTACGATTCGCTGGCCTCTGCCGCGCGCAAGGGATACACCGGTATTCTCTCCTCCGGTTACTACCTTGACAGCATGCAAACGGCCGCGGAGCACTATGCCGTTGATCCCATCCCGTCCAGCAGCACGCTCACACCTGAACAGCGCAAGCGCATTCTCGGCGGTGAGGCTTGCATGTGGGGCGAGTACGTCAATTCGAACATCATCGACTCGCGCGTATGGCCGATCACAGCCGCGATAGCGGAGCGTCTGTGGTCCGCGCAGAGCGTGAACAATGTGAATGACATGTACCGCCGCCTCAGGGTGGAATCATTACGGATAGAGGCGTTGGGTCTTACACAGATTTCACAGGAAGATGCAAGCCTGAGGCAACTTGCCGGCACTCAGAAAATTACACAATTAAAGGTGCTTGCTGCCACGCTCGAACCTGCAACCTTCGATCAACGGGATCAATACACCCTGCAGCATAATGTCACACAGCAGACACCACTCGATCATCTGGTGGATGCTCTCAGACCGGATCCGCCCTTCCGTCATGACTTTGAGCAGCTCGTCCAGAGATATCTGGACCATCCGGATGCGAACAGCAAGCAGAATCAGCGGTTGCGCATGCTGATGGAGACCTGGGTCACCCAACAAGACCGGGTATCTGAGCAGATGCGCCATTCTCCCCGCCTGGCCCCCGCGCAGATTCGATCAGTGCAGTTGGGGCAAATGGGTAGCATGGGATTGCAGGCCATCGGCTATCTGGGAACAGGCAAGACCCCGCCTCCGGGCTGGGAAGCAGCCCAAGTTGCGCTTCTCAAGCAGGCGGCGGAACCGATAGACCTGACGCGCTTTGACATCATGAAGCCAATGCAGATGCTGGTGGAAGCAGCGTCAGGAAAGCATGCTGCAGCCGCCGCACATTGAGGTCTCATCCCTTAACGCAAAGTACTGCGATAAACCATCAGCGGGTCGGCAGCGTTTATCATCTGTCAGCCCGCTTCTGTTTTCGGTCCCTGCATTATGGTCTGGCCTATCATTTGCGAATTGATCCGCAATAATTCCGTTTGACGGCAAGCAAGATCGACATTCCGTCACAGCCGCATTCTTCCTGTCTGAGATGAAAGACAGAATATGCGAAGAGATCGAACTATACTTTGAAGGCGCATGCGAATAGCCTTAACGCACTTGGCATCGGGCGCCACAAGGAGATAGTTGTGATGAGACTTGGCAGTCTGCTCTCGCTTGTTCTGTTTTTCGTTGCTGCTGCGTTAGCACAGAGTACCCTGCCGCATTTCACCGTGGCCGATCATCATGGGAGCGTCACGCTATTAGGACGTTCTCCATCGCAGTCGAAGACGACTGTCATTCCGACTGTCTTGGTGCCGGTGACACTATCTTTTGTTGCCAACCCGGCAAATGGGCGGCCAGCTACCTTATCTTCTCTGTCGGCTGTGCCTGCGGTCCTGCATTCTCCCGTCTTTGCCCGCTTCGGGTTTTCTGATTCAGAGCACACGCAGTACGCGGATGCCCTGTTGCGGAGCGCCGTGCATCATGCTGCCGGATGGCACACGCTTCTGGGTTCTCCGGCGGTTCATCCTTTGCATATCACGATTCCCCCAAGGGCCGGTTATCTGCTGAGTGATGGCCGAACCGGCGGCAAGATGGCGATTCTCGATGTTGAATATCTAGAGAGAAGAATCTTTGCGCAGTTGCCTTCTGAAAAAGGAAAGCTCTTCCTCATTGTGACGCCGAATGCAGCCTATTACACGTGGAGCGATGCAACCATCTGCTGTTCGTGGGGCGCTCATGGCATTGACCCTGCAACCGGAGATTCATTTGTATTGGGCACATATCTGCACGCTGCGCCTGCAATTGTGAAAGAGCAGGACGTTCAACCCCTGACGCAGCAGTTGGCTGAGTTCGTGCTTGATCCGGAGCATAATTCACTCTTTCACGGCGACTATGCGCACGCACCTGGAAATCATTTTGCGGCGTGGAAGAATCCCGTCACCGGCCGTTGCTCCGGCACAGGCATTGGCTCGGACTATTTTCTGCTCGAGCCAACAGACGTTAATCTGAAAAATAATTTTCCCTTCTCAAAGCCCTACTTTGCCAGCACGGCAGCTCGCATGTATCACTTGCAAAATGTTGCTCTTCCTTTCTGGTATGGCGCGTCCTCCAAATCGTTCAGAAGACAGCACAGCTTCCCTGACGCTCAGATTTTGGCAGCATCAGCTCAATCCTGCCAGAGCGCTACGCAGGTTTCTCCCGGCACCCTGGTCGCAACATCGCAGATCATCCCGAAGCCAATAGGCAAGATGCGTCATGAGCATCAACTGATTGGCTACTGGACCGGTGAAGACAGCACAGGTGCGTTGTTTCCTCTGCATGATGTTTCACCACAGTGGGACAACATCATCGTCGCCTTTGCAGCACCCGTTTCCGGTGGTCCAGAAGGAGCGTTGCGCTTCACGCTTCCACAAGGCATTTCTTCCCGGCAATTCAAGTCAGACGTGGCATCGCTGCAGCAGCAGGGCAAGACTGTCATGCTCTCACTCGGCGGAGGCGGAGAATTCTTCAAGCTCGATCAATCCGCACAGGTTCCAGTATTCGTACAGAGCGTCGAGCATCTTGTCGCGAAATACGGATTCCGTGGAATTGATCTTGATTTTG
The DNA window shown above is from Acidobacterium capsulatum ATCC 51196 and carries:
- a CDS encoding beta-N-acetylhexosaminidase, translating into MLVSSSALCEAQSSHSTFTFHNTLMPEPSSLQAGKGYLVLTPQFAATTGKFHDPRLDHAIERAMSQLKQETGVLIPVDVQSASEVSHPVFSISVDGPGEKVQSVDENESYSLTVTSQSVHLQAATDVGAMHGLQTLLQLVQHTDTQYFLPAVTIHDSPRFPWRGLMLDCSRHFEPIPVIKRTLDAMAAVKMNVFHWHLSDDQGFRIQSKAFPLLTQRGSDGDFYTQAQAREIVAYARARGIRVVPEFDMPGHTSSWFVGYPNLASASGPFHIERHFGVFDPVMDPTRASTYVFLDKFIAEMASIFPDPYMHIGGDENNGVEWKHNPRIQAFMRAHNLKGTAALQAYFNRRLLKILQKYHKHMIGWDEVLAPGLPTDVMIQSWRGYDSLASAARKGYTGILSSGYYLDSMQTAAEHYAVDPIPSSSTLTPEQRKRILGGEACMWGEYVNSNIIDSRVWPITAAIAERLWSAQSVNNVNDMYRRLRVESLRIEALGLTQISQEDASLRQLAGTQKITQLKVLAATLEPATFDQRDQYTLQHNVTQQTPLDHLVDALRPDPPFRHDFEQLVQRYLDHPDANSKQNQRLRMLMETWVTQQDRVSEQMRHSPRLAPAQIRSVQLGQMGSMGLQAIGYLGTGKTPPPGWEAAQVALLKQAAEPIDLTRFDIMKPMQMLVEAASGKHAAAAAH
- a CDS encoding glycosyl hydrolase family 18 protein, which produces MKAHANSLNALGIGRHKEIVVMRLGSLLSLVLFFVAAALAQSTLPHFTVADHHGSVTLLGRSPSQSKTTVIPTVLVPVTLSFVANPANGRPATLSSLSAVPAVLHSPVFARFGFSDSEHTQYADALLRSAVHHAAGWHTLLGSPAVHPLHITIPPRAGYLLSDGRTGGKMAILDVEYLERRIFAQLPSEKGKLFLIVTPNAAYYTWSDATICCSWGAHGIDPATGDSFVLGTYLHAAPAIVKEQDVQPLTQQLAEFVLDPEHNSLFHGDYAHAPGNHFAAWKNPVTGRCSGTGIGSDYFLLEPTDVNLKNNFPFSKPYFASTAARMYHLQNVALPFWYGASSKSFRRQHSFPDAQILAASAQSCQSATQVSPGTLVATSQIIPKPIGKMRHEHQLIGYWTGEDSTGALFPLHDVSPQWDNIIVAFAAPVSGGPEGALRFTLPQGISSRQFKSDVASLQQQGKTVMLSLGGGGEFFKLDQSAQVPVFVQSVEHLVAKYGFRGIDLDFESPSLDLAPGDTDFRHPTTPSIVHLIAAMRQIKAHFGPKFLLSIVPEGSQVPAGYDTYGGQFGSELPIIYALRKDLSFVDIQDYNTPPMEALDGEIYQSHTVDYHAALADLLLHGFYVGGNRAQWFPPLPASKVVIGFLVGYAQPSVVSDAMRYLMTGNAPVGTHYRLSNSYGYPHLLGAMFWNIDMDRRQNYKFSNLIGPQLHHFAVQP